In Promicromonospora sp. Populi, one genomic interval encodes:
- the dnaE gene encoding DNA polymerase III subunit alpha, whose product MPSAAAEKSADFVHLHVHTEYSMLDGAARIGDLFEEVNRLGQKAIATTDHGYIFGAFDFWSKAKAAGVKPIIGVEAYITPGTSRFDQKRVRFGQQGQEADDVSARGAYTHMTLLARNNEGMHNLFRASSLASLEGQMGKWPRMDRDLLERYSAGMTATSGCPSSEIQTRLRLGQWDEAVRTAGELQDIYGKEHFFVELMDHGLEIETRVTKQLLELSKTIGARLVATNDLHYVREEDSASQEALLAINSGSTLDDPNRFKFDGTGYYVKSAAEMRKIFKELPEACDNTLLIAEQCDVSFDTSANYMPRFPVPAGEDETSWFIKEVEKGLHYRYPGGIPADVRERADYEVGVIVQMGFPGYFLVVADFINWAKDNGIRVGPGRGSGAGSMAAYAMRITDLDPIPHGLIFERFLNPDRVSMPDFDIDFDERRRGEVIRYVTEKYGEDRVAQIVTYGTIKAKQALKDSARLLGMPYAMGEKLTKAMPPAIMGKDISLGGIFDPTDKRYSEAGEFRQVHDTDPEAQRVVELARGIEGLKRQWGVHAAGVIMSSDPLIDIIPIMRRPQDGAVITQFDYPTSEGLGLIKMDFLGLRNLTILDDALENIVNNGKPPLDIEALELTDTATYELLARGDTLGVFQLDGGPMRSLLRLMKPDNFEDISAVLALYRPGPMGVNSHTNYALRKNKQQEITPIHQQLEEPLGEILDGTYGLIVYQEQVMAVAQKVAGYTLGEADLLRRAMGKKKRSELEKQQEKFFGGMTERGFSKEAQQTLWNVLESFADYAFNKAHTAAYGLVSYWTGYLKAHYRTEYMAALLTSVKDDKDKSALYLNECRRMGITVLPPDVNESLANFAAVGKDIRFGLTAIRNVGANVVVAIIAAREEKGAFTSFQDFLDKVPAVVCNKRTIESLIKAGAFDSLGHTRRSLLVVHEQAVDSVISVKRKEAEGQFDLFADFGGADEDEAGMGFSVDIPDLPDWEKKQKLQFEREMLGLYVSDHPLSGLEHVLQRAADTSIAALMADESRPDGSTVAVAGLLTSVQRKMSKNGNPWAAVTVEDLEGAVEVMFFGETYLAYSTMLAEDQVVVLRGRVRRRDDTMQLQAMEVALPDITVGSDSPLAVTVPHTRAIEATMVRLREVLATHPGSAEVHVAVAEPGKRTVVRAADSLRVEKSPALFGDLKALLGQGCLS is encoded by the coding sequence ATGCCCTCCGCTGCCGCTGAGAAGTCCGCCGACTTCGTCCACCTCCACGTCCACACCGAGTACTCCATGCTGGACGGTGCGGCGCGGATCGGGGACCTGTTCGAGGAGGTCAACCGGCTCGGGCAGAAGGCGATCGCGACCACCGACCACGGCTACATCTTCGGTGCGTTCGACTTCTGGTCCAAGGCGAAGGCGGCCGGGGTCAAGCCGATCATCGGCGTCGAGGCGTACATCACGCCGGGCACGAGCCGGTTCGACCAGAAGCGCGTCCGGTTCGGCCAGCAGGGCCAGGAGGCGGACGACGTCTCGGCGCGCGGTGCCTACACCCACATGACGCTGCTGGCCCGCAACAACGAGGGCATGCACAACCTGTTCCGGGCGAGCTCGCTGGCCTCCCTCGAGGGGCAGATGGGCAAGTGGCCGCGCATGGACCGCGACCTGCTGGAGCGGTACAGCGCGGGGATGACGGCGACCTCGGGCTGCCCGTCGAGCGAGATCCAGACGCGGCTCCGGCTGGGCCAGTGGGACGAGGCGGTCCGGACCGCCGGCGAGCTGCAGGACATCTACGGCAAGGAGCACTTCTTCGTCGAGCTGATGGACCACGGGCTGGAGATCGAGACCCGGGTGACCAAGCAGCTTCTCGAGCTGAGCAAGACGATCGGCGCGCGGCTGGTCGCCACCAACGACCTGCACTACGTCCGCGAGGAGGACTCGGCCAGCCAGGAGGCCCTGCTCGCGATCAACTCGGGCTCCACGCTGGACGACCCGAACCGGTTCAAGTTCGACGGCACCGGCTACTACGTGAAGTCGGCCGCCGAGATGCGGAAGATCTTCAAGGAGCTGCCCGAGGCCTGCGACAACACCCTGCTCATCGCCGAGCAGTGCGACGTCTCGTTCGACACCTCGGCCAACTACATGCCGCGCTTCCCCGTCCCGGCGGGGGAGGACGAGACGAGCTGGTTCATCAAGGAGGTCGAGAAAGGCCTCCACTACCGGTACCCCGGCGGCATCCCGGCCGACGTTCGCGAGCGGGCCGACTACGAGGTCGGGGTCATCGTCCAGATGGGCTTCCCCGGTTACTTCCTCGTGGTCGCCGACTTCATCAACTGGGCCAAGGACAACGGGATCCGCGTCGGGCCGGGCCGTGGCTCCGGTGCCGGCTCCATGGCCGCATACGCGATGCGGATCACGGACCTCGACCCCATCCCGCACGGCCTGATCTTCGAACGGTTCCTCAACCCGGACCGGGTGTCCATGCCCGACTTCGACATCGACTTCGACGAGCGTCGGCGCGGGGAAGTCATCCGGTACGTCACGGAGAAGTACGGCGAGGACCGGGTCGCGCAGATCGTCACCTACGGGACCATCAAGGCCAAGCAGGCGCTGAAGGACTCCGCCCGCCTGCTCGGCATGCCGTACGCCATGGGGGAGAAGCTCACCAAGGCGATGCCGCCCGCGATCATGGGCAAGGACATCTCCCTGGGCGGCATCTTCGACCCCACTGACAAGCGGTACTCGGAGGCCGGCGAGTTCCGCCAGGTGCACGACACCGACCCCGAGGCGCAGCGCGTGGTCGAGCTCGCCCGGGGCATCGAGGGCCTGAAGCGGCAGTGGGGTGTGCACGCCGCCGGCGTCATCATGTCGAGCGACCCGCTGATCGACATCATCCCGATCATGCGCCGCCCGCAGGACGGCGCGGTCATCACGCAGTTCGACTACCCGACGTCCGAGGGCCTCGGCCTGATCAAGATGGACTTCCTCGGCCTGCGCAACCTCACGATCCTCGACGACGCGCTCGAGAACATCGTGAACAACGGCAAGCCGCCGCTCGACATCGAGGCGCTCGAGCTGACGGACACCGCCACGTACGAGCTCCTCGCGCGCGGCGACACGCTGGGTGTGTTCCAGCTCGACGGCGGACCCATGCGCTCGCTCCTGCGGCTCATGAAGCCCGACAACTTCGAGGACATCTCCGCCGTCCTCGCCCTGTACCGCCCGGGTCCGATGGGCGTGAACTCGCACACGAACTACGCCCTGCGCAAGAACAAGCAGCAGGAGATCACGCCGATCCACCAGCAGCTCGAAGAGCCGCTCGGGGAGATCCTGGACGGCACCTACGGCCTGATCGTCTACCAGGAGCAGGTGATGGCGGTCGCGCAGAAGGTCGCCGGCTACACGCTCGGCGAGGCCGACCTGCTGCGTCGGGCCATGGGCAAGAAGAAGCGCTCCGAGCTGGAGAAGCAGCAGGAGAAGTTCTTCGGCGGCATGACGGAGCGCGGCTTCTCGAAGGAGGCCCAGCAGACGCTGTGGAACGTCCTCGAGTCGTTCGCCGACTACGCCTTCAACAAGGCGCACACCGCCGCCTACGGGCTGGTGTCCTACTGGACCGGCTACCTCAAGGCGCACTACCGCACCGAGTACATGGCCGCGCTGCTGACGAGCGTCAAGGACGACAAGGACAAGTCGGCCCTGTACCTCAACGAGTGCCGTCGTATGGGCATCACGGTGCTCCCGCCGGACGTCAACGAGTCGCTGGCGAACTTCGCTGCCGTCGGCAAGGACATCCGGTTCGGCCTCACGGCGATCCGGAACGTCGGCGCCAACGTGGTGGTCGCGATCATCGCCGCCCGGGAGGAGAAGGGCGCGTTCACGTCCTTCCAGGACTTCCTCGACAAGGTGCCCGCCGTGGTCTGCAACAAGCGCACCATCGAGTCCCTGATCAAGGCCGGTGCGTTCGACTCGCTGGGGCACACTCGGCGCTCGCTGCTGGTCGTCCACGAGCAGGCGGTGGACTCCGTGATCAGCGTGAAGCGCAAGGAGGCCGAGGGGCAGTTCGACCTGTTCGCCGACTTCGGTGGTGCGGACGAGGACGAGGCGGGCATGGGCTTCTCCGTGGACATCCCGGACCTGCCCGACTGGGAGAAGAAGCAGAAGCTCCAGTTCGAGCGCGAGATGCTCGGCCTGTACGTGAGCGACCACCCGCTGTCCGGCCTGGAGCACGTGCTGCAGCGGGCCGCCGACACGTCGATAGCCGCCCTGATGGCTGACGAGTCCCGCCCCGACGGCTCGACGGTGGCCGTGGCCGGCCTGCTCACCTCGGTGCAGCGCAAGATGAGCAAGAACGGCAACCCGTGGGCGGCCGTGACGGTCGAGGACCTGGAGGGCGCCGTCGAGGTCATGTTCTTCGGTGAGACCTACCTCGCGTACTCGACGATGCTCGCCGAGGACCAGGTGGTGGTGCTGCGGGGCAGGGTGCGGCGCCGCGACGACACCATGCAGCTGCAGGCCATGGAGGTGGCCCTGCCGGACATCACGGTGGGCTCCGACTCCCCGCTGGCCGTGACCGTGCCGCACACCCGGGCGATCGAGGCGACCATGGTGCGCCTGCGGGAGGTGCTGGCCACGCACCCAGGGTCGGCGGAGGTCCACGTCGCTGTGGCCGAGCCCGGCAAGCGGACGGTGGTGAGGGCCGCGGACAGCCTGCGCGTGGAGAAGTCGCCGGCGCTGTTCGGCGACCTCAAGGCGCTCCTGGGGCAGGGCTGCCTGTCGTGA
- the ftsZ gene encoding cell division protein FtsZ — MATPQNYLAVIKVVGIGGGGVNAVNRMIEVGLKGVEFIAINTDAQALLMSDADVKLDVGRELTRGLGAGADPEVGKKAAEDHAEEIEDVLRGADMVFVTAGEGGGTGTGGAPVVARIARALGALTVGVVTRPFTFEGRRRAVQADSGIENLRDEVDTLIVIPNDRLLAMSDRNVSAIAAFHSADQVLHSGVQGITDLITTPGLINLDFADVKSVMQGAGSALMGIGSARGEDRAVQAAELAISSPLLEASIDGAHGVLLSIQGGSDLGLFEVHEAARLVQEAAHPEANIIFGTVIDDALGDEVRVTVIAAGFDGGLPKERKDSRALGQVSGAVSAATRSPATAPVPLPDVSDAARRIPELQGVNGMPPSVPPAHPVPVSTLPRVIDDEGSDDVPRTLDEPAVVVHGSFNRQDVGREQERVEVPPLYDENPRRSSSEDLDVPDFLK; from the coding sequence GTGGCAACTCCGCAGAACTACCTGGCAGTAATCAAGGTGGTCGGCATCGGCGGCGGTGGTGTGAACGCCGTCAACCGCATGATCGAGGTCGGCCTCAAGGGCGTCGAGTTCATCGCCATCAACACTGACGCACAGGCGCTCCTGATGTCGGACGCGGACGTCAAGCTCGACGTCGGGCGCGAGCTCACGCGCGGCCTTGGTGCCGGCGCGGACCCGGAGGTGGGCAAGAAGGCCGCCGAGGACCACGCCGAGGAGATCGAGGACGTCCTGCGCGGCGCCGACATGGTCTTTGTCACCGCGGGCGAGGGCGGCGGCACCGGCACGGGTGGCGCTCCGGTCGTGGCGCGCATCGCGCGTGCGCTCGGAGCGCTGACCGTCGGCGTCGTCACGCGTCCGTTCACGTTCGAGGGCCGCCGTCGCGCCGTGCAGGCCGACAGCGGTATCGAGAACCTCCGAGACGAGGTCGACACGTTGATCGTCATCCCGAACGACCGGCTCCTGGCGATGTCGGACCGGAACGTGTCCGCGATCGCGGCGTTCCACTCCGCCGACCAGGTCCTGCACTCCGGTGTGCAGGGCATCACGGACCTCATCACCACGCCCGGCCTGATCAACCTGGACTTCGCGGACGTGAAGTCGGTCATGCAGGGTGCGGGCTCGGCGCTCATGGGCATCGGCTCCGCACGCGGCGAGGACCGCGCGGTGCAGGCCGCCGAGCTGGCGATCTCGTCGCCGCTGCTCGAGGCGTCGATCGACGGTGCGCACGGTGTGCTGCTCTCGATCCAGGGCGGCAGCGACCTCGGCCTCTTCGAGGTGCACGAGGCCGCGCGCCTGGTGCAGGAGGCCGCGCACCCGGAGGCGAACATCATCTTCGGTACGGTCATCGACGACGCGCTGGGCGACGAGGTGCGGGTCACCGTCATCGCCGCGGGTTTTGACGGCGGCCTGCCCAAGGAGCGCAAGGACAGCCGGGCGCTCGGCCAGGTCTCGGGTGCGGTCTCGGCGGCCACGCGTAGCCCCGCCACGGCGCCGGTCCCGCTGCCCGACGTGTCGGACGCGGCGCGCCGGATTCCCGAGCTGCAGGGTGTCAACGGCATGCCGCCGTCGGTCCCGCCGGCGCACCCGGTGCCCGTCTCGACGCTGCCGCGCGTGATCGACGACGAGGGTTCGGACGACGTGCCGCGCACGCTGGACGAGCCGGCCGTCGTGGTGCACGGCTCCTTCAACCGGCAGGACGTGGGTCGCGAGCAGGAGCGCGTCGAGGTCCCGCCGCTGTACGACGAGAACCCGCGCAGGTCGTCGTCGGAGGACCTCGACGTCCCCGACTTCCTGAAGTGA
- a CDS encoding cell division protein SepF: protein MAGALRKTMLYLGLADDQGEQEYLDDYDEGLEENVEDHRHAQVTPLHRDGVPREAMSSSELRRITTVHPRSYNDARSIGEAFRAGTPVIMNLSDMDDADAKRLVDFSAGLIFGLHGSIERVTNKVFLLSPEHVEISAEEQRPIEKPNGRGGFYNQS from the coding sequence ATGGCCGGAGCACTTCGCAAGACCATGCTGTATCTGGGCCTCGCCGACGATCAGGGCGAGCAGGAGTACCTCGACGACTACGACGAGGGCCTGGAGGAAAACGTGGAGGATCACCGGCACGCACAGGTCACGCCGCTGCACCGCGACGGTGTGCCGCGTGAGGCCATGTCCTCCTCGGAGCTGCGCCGCATCACGACGGTGCACCCCCGGTCGTACAACGATGCCCGGAGCATCGGCGAGGCCTTCCGCGCCGGAACTCCGGTCATCATGAACCTCTCCGACATGGACGACGCCGACGCCAAGCGCCTGGTCGACTTCTCCGCCGGCCTGATCTTCGGTCTGCACGGCTCGATCGAGCGGGTGACCAACAAGGTCTTCCTGCTCTCGCCCGAGCACGTGGAGATCTCGGCTGAGGAGCAGAGGCCCATCGAGAAGCCGAACGGACGCGGCGGCTTCTACAACCAGAGCTGA
- a CDS encoding RluA family pseudouridine synthase, whose product MALRTLPVPDGLAGDRVDAALARMLGLSRTRAAELAEAGAVSLDGRQVGKSDRVVPGGWLEVDLPEERPAVEVVAEPVPGMGIVYDDDDLVVIDKPVGVAAHPSPGWTGPTVVGALVAAGYRVSTSGAAERQGIVHRLDVGTSGLMVVAKSELAYTGLKRAFKERTVDKIYHALAQGHPDPTSGTINAPIGRHPSSDWKFAVTADGKPSVTHYETLEMLSAASLMEVHLETGRTHQIRVHFAALRHPLVGDLTYGADPVLASKVGLTRQWLHAHRLGFEHPVTGRRVEVESAYPADLEAALEVVRGAYR is encoded by the coding sequence ATGGCGCTGCGGACGCTGCCCGTCCCTGACGGGCTCGCGGGCGACCGGGTCGACGCCGCCCTGGCCCGCATGCTCGGCCTCTCGCGGACCCGTGCGGCGGAGCTCGCGGAGGCGGGCGCCGTGAGCCTCGACGGGCGCCAGGTGGGCAAGTCCGACCGTGTGGTGCCTGGCGGCTGGCTCGAGGTGGACCTCCCGGAGGAGCGCCCCGCCGTCGAGGTGGTGGCGGAGCCCGTGCCGGGCATGGGCATCGTGTACGACGACGACGACCTCGTGGTGATCGACAAGCCGGTCGGTGTAGCCGCGCACCCGTCGCCGGGCTGGACCGGTCCCACGGTCGTGGGGGCACTGGTCGCGGCGGGGTATCGCGTCTCCACGTCGGGCGCGGCGGAGCGGCAGGGCATCGTGCACCGGCTCGACGTCGGGACGTCCGGCCTGATGGTGGTCGCCAAGTCGGAGCTCGCCTATACGGGCCTCAAGCGCGCCTTCAAGGAGCGCACCGTCGACAAGATCTATCACGCGCTCGCGCAGGGCCACCCGGACCCGACGTCGGGCACCATCAACGCGCCCATCGGACGGCACCCCAGCTCGGACTGGAAGTTCGCGGTGACCGCGGACGGCAAACCGTCGGTGACGCACTACGAGACCCTTGAGATGCTGTCGGCGGCGTCGCTGATGGAGGTGCACCTGGAGACCGGTCGCACCCATCAGATCCGGGTGCACTTCGCGGCGCTGCGCCACCCGCTCGTCGGCGACCTGACCTATGGCGCGGACCCCGTGCTGGCCTCCAAGGTGGGGCTGACGCGGCAGTGGTTGCATGCCCACCGGCTCGGTTTTGAGCATCCGGTCACGGGGCGGCGGGTCGAGGTGGAGTCGGCGTATCCGGCCGATCTGGAGGCTGCGCTCGAGGTCGTGCGGGGCGCGTACAGGTGA
- a CDS encoding TraR/DksA family transcriptional regulator: MTKISTATRAAIKQEFPNLTRDVKKFPVRDGEEPWTPREAEELAALLLDDKERLERELLIADKELSELLRSSGDGAGDDPADYGSSALEREQELTLVNNMRDLLDQTNHALERIRKGTYATCEVSDLPIGKARLQAFPRATLSVEAKAREERRGA, encoded by the coding sequence ATGACCAAGATCTCGACCGCGACGAGAGCCGCGATCAAGCAAGAGTTCCCGAACCTGACGCGCGACGTGAAGAAGTTCCCCGTCCGTGACGGTGAAGAACCTTGGACCCCGCGTGAGGCGGAAGAGCTGGCCGCGCTGCTGCTCGACGACAAGGAGCGGCTGGAGCGAGAGCTGCTCATCGCCGACAAGGAGCTGTCCGAGCTGTTGCGCAGCTCGGGCGACGGCGCGGGCGACGACCCGGCCGACTACGGTTCGAGCGCACTGGAGCGCGAACAGGAGCTCACGCTCGTCAACAACATGCGTGACCTCCTGGACCAGACGAACCACGCCCTGGAGCGCATCCGGAAGGGCACGTACGCCACGTGCGAGGTCTCTGACCTGCCCATCGGCAAGGCGCGGCTCCAGGCGTTCCCCCGGGCCACGCTGTCCGTCGAGGCCAAGGCCCGCGAGGAGCGCCGCGGGGCCTGA
- a CDS encoding NUDIX domain-containing protein: protein MTEVGGAGSGPAAETDRYREGDHERFSLVPAAYLFLRREGQVLLQLRQGTGYRDGYWACAAAGHVEEGESVLDAAVREAHEELGVVVARDDIRPLTVLHRGEPGGPAVEQRVDFMFEVTRWTGTPSIQEPEKAADLAWFPFVALPEPLVPHEAAVLRAMHDGGRHGTEMPRVLTFGF, encoded by the coding sequence GTGACCGAGGTTGGAGGTGCTGGGTCCGGGCCGGCGGCCGAGACCGATCGCTACCGGGAGGGCGACCATGAGCGCTTCTCCCTCGTGCCGGCCGCGTACCTGTTCCTCCGGCGCGAGGGCCAGGTGCTGCTCCAGCTACGGCAGGGCACCGGCTATCGCGACGGGTACTGGGCCTGCGCGGCCGCCGGTCACGTCGAGGAGGGCGAGTCGGTGCTCGACGCTGCGGTGCGCGAGGCCCACGAGGAGCTCGGCGTGGTCGTGGCACGTGACGACATCCGGCCGCTGACGGTCCTGCACCGCGGCGAACCGGGCGGGCCCGCCGTCGAGCAGCGTGTCGACTTCATGTTCGAGGTCACCCGCTGGACGGGGACGCCGTCGATCCAGGAGCCCGAGAAGGCCGCCGACCTGGCCTGGTTCCCGTTCGTCGCGCTCCCGGAACCGCTGGTGCCGCACGAGGCGGCAGTGCTGCGCGCGATGCACGACGGCGGGCGCCACGGCACCGAGATGCCGCGCGTCCTGACGTTCGGGTTCTGA
- the pgeF gene encoding peptidoglycan editing factor PgeF, whose amino-acid sequence MSDTRTLAGVHPVDLGDGVHAFFTTGAGGVSPAPWATSDGGGLNLGLNVSDDAARVAANRSLVVERLGAPVAFATQVHGDVVLELGGAERSLWAAPRPPDSAGEGDALVTAERGLGLGVLVADCVPVLLADPVARVVGVAHAGRKGVLAGVVHRALDVLVARGADPARVRAAVGPAVCGRCYEVPGAMRDEVAAAVPETFATTRGGTPGLDLPAGVVAQLAARGVVVTRVERCTVEEPDLFSHRRASLAGTTTGRQAGIVALM is encoded by the coding sequence GTGAGCGACACCCGGACTCTTGCAGGCGTGCACCCCGTCGATCTTGGCGACGGGGTGCACGCCTTTTTCACGACCGGTGCGGGCGGCGTGTCGCCGGCCCCATGGGCGACGTCGGACGGCGGCGGCCTGAACCTTGGCCTGAACGTGTCCGACGACGCGGCCCGGGTGGCGGCCAACCGTTCCCTGGTCGTGGAACGGCTCGGCGCGCCGGTGGCGTTCGCCACCCAGGTGCACGGTGACGTGGTGCTCGAGCTCGGCGGTGCCGAGCGGAGCCTCTGGGCCGCGCCCCGGCCGCCGGACTCCGCGGGGGAGGGCGACGCGCTCGTCACCGCCGAGCGCGGGCTGGGCCTCGGGGTACTGGTCGCGGACTGCGTGCCGGTGCTGCTGGCCGACCCCGTGGCGCGAGTGGTCGGTGTGGCGCACGCGGGGCGCAAGGGCGTCCTGGCGGGTGTGGTGCACCGCGCGCTGGACGTGCTGGTCGCCCGGGGAGCGGATCCCGCGCGCGTGCGCGCCGCCGTCGGACCCGCGGTGTGCGGGCGGTGCTACGAGGTGCCTGGCGCGATGCGCGACGAGGTGGCCGCCGCGGTGCCCGAGACCTTCGCGACGACGCGCGGCGGCACGCCAGGTCTCGACCTGCCTGCCGGGGTGGTCGCGCAGCTGGCCGCGCGTGGCGTCGTCGTGACCCGTGTCGAGCGCTGCACGGTCGAGGAACCAGACCTCTTCTCGCACCGACGCGCGAGCCTGGCGGGTACCACAACGGGGCGACAGGCGGGCATCGTGGCGCTGATGTGA
- a CDS encoding DivIVA domain-containing protein — MALLTAEDILNKKFSATKFREGYDVEEVDDFLDEVVRTLTNVQEENEGLRQKVAAAERRIAELSRNDASAPARAQAAPVAAPVMPSGPVGPKGNGPEPESATGMLQLAQKLHDDYVRSGQEEGDRLITEAKSEGARIVRDAEETSHRTLSQLEQERSLLERKIDELRLFERDYRTRLKSFLQNLLGDLDSRGSALPPRNNQQSGRPAEMAQGI, encoded by the coding sequence ATGGCACTGCTTACTGCAGAGGACATCCTCAACAAGAAGTTCTCCGCGACGAAGTTCCGCGAGGGCTACGACGTCGAGGAGGTCGACGACTTCCTCGACGAGGTCGTGCGGACCCTGACCAACGTCCAGGAGGAGAACGAAGGCCTCCGGCAGAAGGTGGCCGCCGCTGAGCGACGGATCGCCGAGCTGTCACGCAACGACGCCTCGGCTCCCGCCCGTGCGCAGGCCGCTCCGGTCGCGGCGCCGGTCATGCCGTCAGGCCCCGTGGGCCCCAAGGGCAACGGCCCGGAGCCGGAGTCGGCGACAGGGATGCTCCAGCTGGCGCAGAAGCTGCACGACGACTACGTGCGCTCGGGCCAGGAAGAGGGCGACCGGCTCATCACGGAGGCCAAGTCCGAGGGTGCGCGCATCGTGCGCGACGCCGAGGAGACCTCGCACCGCACGCTTTCCCAGCTCGAGCAGGAGCGTTCGCTGCTGGAGCGCAAGATCGACGAGCTGCGTCTCTTCGAGCGCGACTACCGCACACGTCTGAAGAGCTTCCTGCAGAACCTGCTCGGCGACCTCGACTCGCGCGGCTCGGCACTGCCGCCGCGCAACAACCAGCAGTCCGGCCGACCGGCCGAGATGGCCCAGGGCATCTGA
- a CDS encoding signal peptidase II: protein MSTPAEPSAVAGDTEPAATPPSSGSRVLIVWTVALAAVVLAADQLTKWWAESALVENAQTIPLVGDLLGLRLIYNPGAALSIASGMTWLLTIVVVVVVVFIIRAIGRIGSRGWAVALGLLLGGAVGNLIDRLAREPGFARGHVVDFIDYAGFFVGNVADIAVVAAAVLIALLSLRGIGLDGKRHTDAEPDSEPDDQPDAAKGDPA from the coding sequence ATGTCTACTCCCGCTGAACCCTCCGCCGTGGCCGGCGACACGGAGCCCGCAGCCACGCCCCCGTCGTCGGGCAGCCGTGTGCTCATCGTCTGGACCGTCGCGCTCGCGGCCGTCGTCCTGGCCGCCGACCAGCTGACCAAGTGGTGGGCCGAGTCCGCCCTGGTCGAGAACGCCCAGACGATCCCGCTCGTAGGTGACCTGCTCGGGCTGCGCCTGATCTACAACCCGGGTGCCGCGCTGTCGATCGCCTCGGGCATGACCTGGCTCCTGACCATCGTCGTGGTCGTCGTTGTGGTGTTCATCATCCGGGCGATCGGCCGCATCGGGTCGCGGGGCTGGGCGGTCGCGCTCGGCCTGCTGCTCGGCGGCGCCGTCGGTAACCTGATCGACCGCCTGGCACGGGAGCCCGGGTTCGCCCGCGGCCACGTCGTGGACTTCATCGACTACGCGGGCTTCTTCGTCGGCAACGTGGCCGACATCGCCGTCGTCGCTGCCGCCGTGCTCATCGCGCTGCTGTCGCTGCGGGGGATCGGCCTCGACGGCAAGCGGCACACGGACGCTGAGCCTGATTCCGAGCCGGATGACCAACCGGATGCTGCGAAGGGCGACCCTGCCTGA
- a CDS encoding cell division protein FtsQ/DivIB, with protein MAQHENDGPPAPGATARGPRTQDRSGRSTATARSAVPPPPPSPEQPPAPPAPPAAQRPAPASRLDTGRATPSGSRADVVSDQLADRLAERTAMARYRFWRRIGWGAVALACAAGLVWVTFFSPLLALDPEQVRVSGQGTTIDVEQVRTAATDQADVPLPRIDTVGLREEILAMNGVRDVEITRTWPDGLTVALTSREPVAAVPQPGDVYALMDTDGVRVGTVEDVPDGLPSIVLSLDDGEASRRAMDAALSVLGALPPELGADIRTVHAATQDDVRTTLSDGRVIRWGSGEQVELKTRVAQTLLEAEPSATTVDVSSPELPVTN; from the coding sequence GTGGCACAGCACGAGAACGACGGTCCTCCGGCCCCGGGCGCTACCGCCCGGGGCCCGAGGACCCAGGACCGGTCCGGCCGGTCGACGGCGACCGCGCGGTCTGCCGTGCCGCCGCCTCCACCCTCGCCCGAGCAGCCGCCGGCGCCACCTGCTCCACCCGCCGCGCAGCGGCCGGCCCCGGCGAGCCGCCTCGACACCGGCCGCGCGACGCCGTCGGGATCGCGTGCCGACGTCGTCTCCGACCAGCTCGCCGACCGCCTCGCCGAGCGCACGGCGATGGCGCGCTACCGCTTCTGGCGCCGGATCGGCTGGGGTGCCGTGGCCCTCGCCTGCGCGGCGGGCCTGGTCTGGGTGACGTTCTTCTCGCCGCTGCTCGCGCTCGACCCGGAGCAGGTGCGGGTATCGGGGCAGGGCACGACGATCGACGTCGAACAGGTGCGCACCGCCGCGACGGACCAGGCGGACGTGCCGCTGCCGCGGATCGACACGGTGGGCCTGCGCGAGGAGATCCTCGCGATGAACGGCGTCAGAGACGTCGAGATCACGCGGACCTGGCCCGACGGGCTGACGGTGGCGCTCACGTCGCGCGAGCCGGTGGCCGCGGTGCCACAGCCCGGCGACGTGTACGCCCTGATGGACACCGATGGTGTGCGCGTCGGCACGGTGGAGGACGTCCCGGACGGCCTGCCCTCGATAGTTCTCTCGCTCGACGACGGCGAGGCCAGCCGGCGCGCCATGGACGCGGCGCTCTCCGTGCTGGGCGCGCTGCCGCCGGAGCTGGGCGCCGACATCCGGACGGTGCACGCGGCAACGCAGGACGACGTGCGTACCACCCTGTCCGACGGGCGGGTGATCCGGTGGGGGAGCGGGGAGCAGGTCGAGCTCAAGACCAGGGTCGCCCAGACGCTGCTGGAGGCCGAGCCGTCGGCGACGACGGTCGACGTGTCGTCGCCCGAGCTGCCGGTCACGAACTGA
- a CDS encoding YggT family protein, with amino-acid sequence MSLVIWDFIGFVLWLFLLFLIGRLIFDWVQFFARDWRPRGVLLVIAEAIYTVTDPPLRFLRRLIPPLRLGQVQLDLAFIILFFGVSLLSTVISGL; translated from the coding sequence TTGTCCCTTGTGATCTGGGACTTCATCGGCTTCGTGCTGTGGCTCTTCCTGCTGTTTCTCATCGGACGGCTGATCTTCGACTGGGTGCAGTTCTTTGCCCGGGACTGGCGGCCGCGTGGTGTGCTGCTTGTGATCGCGGAGGCGATCTACACGGTCACCGACCCGCCGCTGCGGTTCCTGCGCCGCCTGATCCCGCCGCTGCGGCTTGGCCAGGTACAGCTGGACCTGGCGTTCATCATCCTGTTCTTCGGCGTCTCGCTGCTCTCTACGGTCATCAGCGGTCTCTAG